A single region of the Plantactinospora soyae genome encodes:
- a CDS encoding aldo/keto reductase — translation MVDYRPFGRTGVLVSPLTLGAMNFGSRGNPDHDDSIRIIHRALDEGINVIDTADVYSQGESEEIVGKALAEGRRDEVFLATKFHGQIGESPHHRGNSRRWIIREVEQSLRRLRTEWIDLYQVHRPEPGTDFDETLGALSDLVHQGKVRYLGTSTFEPSAIVEGQWIAQRRGRERVVSEQPPYSILAREVEREVLPVAQRYGLAVIPWSPLAGGWLAGRYRPGLTEPISRRAERFPARFDPRLPENVRKLDAVQQLAALAEEAGLSLIHLAIAFVLEHPAVSSAIIGPRTLEHLESQLDAAKVTLSRDVLDRIDEIVPPGTTLNPADAGYLPPSLADPALRRRSGRPGDIDGRTG, via the coding sequence ATGGTCGACTACCGACCCTTCGGCCGTACCGGTGTGCTCGTCAGCCCGTTGACGCTGGGCGCGATGAACTTCGGCAGCCGGGGCAATCCGGACCACGACGACAGCATCCGGATCATCCATCGGGCCCTCGACGAGGGCATCAACGTGATCGACACCGCCGACGTCTACTCCCAGGGCGAGTCGGAGGAGATCGTCGGCAAGGCCCTGGCCGAGGGCCGGCGCGACGAGGTGTTCCTGGCCACCAAGTTCCACGGCCAGATCGGCGAGAGCCCGCACCACCGGGGGAACTCGCGGCGGTGGATCATCCGCGAGGTCGAGCAGAGCCTGCGCCGGCTGCGTACCGAGTGGATCGACCTCTACCAGGTGCACCGGCCGGAGCCGGGAACCGACTTCGACGAGACCCTGGGCGCACTCAGCGATCTCGTGCACCAGGGCAAGGTGCGCTACCTCGGCACGTCCACGTTCGAGCCGTCGGCGATCGTCGAGGGACAGTGGATCGCGCAGCGCCGGGGCCGGGAGCGGGTGGTCAGCGAGCAGCCGCCGTACTCGATCCTGGCCCGGGAGGTCGAGCGCGAGGTGCTGCCGGTGGCCCAGCGGTACGGCCTGGCGGTGATCCCGTGGAGCCCGCTGGCCGGCGGCTGGCTCGCCGGCCGGTACCGGCCGGGGCTGACCGAGCCGATCTCCCGGCGGGCGGAGCGCTTTCCGGCCCGGTTCGACCCGCGGCTGCCGGAGAACGTACGGAAGCTCGACGCGGTGCAGCAGCTCGCGGCGCTCGCCGAGGAGGCCGGCCTGTCCCTGATCCACCTGGCCATCGCCTTCGTGCTGGAACATCCGGCGGTCAGTTCCGCGATCATCGGCCCACGGACCCTGGAGCACCTGGAGTCGCAGCTCGACGCGGCCAAGGTGACCCTGTCCCGGGACGTGCTGGACCGGATCGACGAGATCGTGCCGCCCGGTACGACGCTGAACCCGGCCGACGCCGGATACCTGCCGCCGTCCCTGGCCGATCCCGCCCTGCGCCGTCGATCGGGGCGTCCGGGCGACATCGACGGGAGGACCGGGTGA
- a CDS encoding NADPH-dependent FMN reductase, with protein sequence MSEVVVVSGNPRPGSRTRVLAESVGAAVARREGAAAPAVVDLAAYGPALLAPDEVRVAGGLARARAARVLVVATPTYKGSYTGILKVFLDNLPHRGLAGVVAVPVTVGATREQAGQSERHLRGLLAELGAEVRPGLAVTEADLADPGLAEGYVAELADRV encoded by the coding sequence GTGAGCGAGGTCGTCGTCGTTTCGGGTAACCCGCGACCCGGGTCACGTACCCGGGTGCTCGCCGAGTCGGTGGGTGCGGCGGTGGCCCGACGCGAGGGTGCCGCGGCGCCGGCGGTCGTCGACCTGGCGGCGTACGGGCCGGCGCTGCTCGCCCCGGACGAGGTACGGGTGGCCGGTGGGCTGGCCAGGGCGCGCGCCGCCCGGGTGCTGGTGGTGGCGACACCGACCTACAAGGGCAGCTACACCGGAATACTGAAGGTGTTCCTGGACAACCTGCCGCACCGTGGCCTGGCCGGGGTGGTGGCGGTGCCGGTGACCGTGGGTGCGACGCGGGAGCAGGCGGGGCAGTCGGAGCGGCATCTGCGGGGCCTGCTCGCCGAACTGGGGGCCGAGGTACGCCCCGGCCTGGCGGTGACCGAGGCGGACCTGGCCGATCCGGGTCTGGCAGAGGGGTACGTGGCCGAACTGGCCGACCGGGTCTGA
- a CDS encoding LLM class flavin-dependent oxidoreductase yields the protein MARRQLHLNAFLMTIGHHESAWRFPESSLTGTWDVAHYRHLAQVAERGRFDSVFFGDGPSLQGDIRYRPVGRLDPTVLLPALAAATERIGLVATASTTYNEPYNLARRFATIDHVSAGRAGWNIVTTAGRDAARNFGLDDVPEHRHRYERAAEFVDVCRKLWDSWADDFLLGDKANGRFAYGDRIRPIAHEGRFFRVQGPLNVPRTPQGYPLLVQAGSSEDGRQFAARYAEAVFTAQQTLAEGQAFYADLKARVAAEGRDPGLVKILPGIVPVIGTTEAQARERADELARLQVPAYGLRQLASLTGIELTEADLDSPLPEVGDVSAVQGMQSRFALVTDLARRENLTVRQLLARLGGGRGHRTFVGTPEQIADTIEEWFGSGAADGFNIMPPLLPSGLEEFVDHVVPVLQRRGLFRTEYTGRTLRDHYGLPRPVNQFQPPTAVPTPVS from the coding sequence GTGGCACGGCGACAACTGCACCTGAACGCCTTCCTGATGACCATCGGCCACCACGAGTCGGCCTGGCGGTTCCCGGAGAGCAGTCTGACCGGCACCTGGGACGTCGCGCACTACCGGCACCTCGCCCAGGTCGCCGAGCGGGGCAGGTTCGACTCCGTCTTCTTCGGTGACGGCCCGTCGCTTCAGGGCGATATCCGGTACCGACCGGTGGGCCGGCTCGATCCGACGGTGCTGCTGCCGGCGCTGGCCGCCGCGACCGAGCGGATCGGCCTGGTCGCCACGGCGTCGACCACCTACAACGAGCCGTACAACCTGGCCCGGCGGTTCGCCACCATCGACCACGTCAGCGCCGGCCGGGCCGGCTGGAACATCGTGACGACCGCCGGCCGGGACGCCGCCCGGAACTTCGGCCTGGACGACGTGCCCGAGCACCGGCACCGGTACGAGCGCGCGGCCGAGTTCGTCGACGTCTGCCGCAAGCTCTGGGACAGCTGGGCGGACGACTTCCTGCTCGGCGACAAGGCGAACGGCCGGTTCGCGTACGGGGACCGGATCCGGCCCATCGCGCACGAGGGTCGGTTCTTCCGGGTCCAGGGCCCGCTCAACGTACCTCGGACACCACAGGGCTATCCGTTGCTGGTCCAGGCCGGCTCCTCCGAGGACGGGCGCCAGTTCGCCGCCCGGTACGCAGAGGCGGTCTTCACCGCCCAACAGACCCTGGCCGAGGGGCAGGCGTTCTACGCCGACCTGAAGGCGCGGGTGGCCGCCGAGGGCCGGGACCCCGGGCTGGTGAAGATCCTGCCCGGAATCGTGCCGGTGATCGGGACGACCGAGGCGCAGGCCCGGGAGCGGGCCGACGAACTGGCCCGGCTCCAGGTGCCGGCGTACGGGTTGCGTCAGCTCGCCAGCCTCACCGGGATCGAGCTGACCGAGGCCGACCTGGACAGCCCACTGCCGGAGGTCGGCGACGTCAGCGCGGTACAGGGCATGCAGAGCCGGTTCGCCCTGGTCACCGACCTGGCTCGGCGGGAGAATCTGACGGTGCGGCAACTGCTCGCCCGGCTCGGCGGTGGTCGCGGGCACCGGACCTTCGTCGGTACCCCGGAGCAGATCGCCGACACGATCGAGGAGTGGTTCGGCTCCGGTGCGGCGGACGGCTTCAACATCATGCCTCCGCTGCTCCCCTCCGGGCTGGAGGAGTTCGTCGACCACGTGGTGCCGGTGCTGCAACGGCGTGGGCTGTTCCGGACCGAGTACACCGGCCGTACGCTGCGGGACCACTACGGGCTGCCGCGCCCGGTCAACCAGTTCCAGCCTCCGACCGCTGTTCCGACCCCCGTCTCCTAG
- a CDS encoding flavin reductase family protein has protein sequence MSITDLTPIDATRFRSLLRRQAAAVTVVTAAGQPPVGFTATSFTSVSLHPPLVSFCLSRTSSSWPTVADTGHVGVHLLAQGQHEVARTFATSGIDRFAAHPQWRLGPYDVPLLDGPVAWLVCRVVERVVAGDHAIVLAEPLVGGHGGDDDAPLLYHMGRYASLAA, from the coding sequence ATGAGCATCACCGACCTGACCCCGATCGACGCGACACGGTTCCGGTCCCTGCTCCGCCGGCAGGCCGCCGCGGTGACCGTGGTGACCGCCGCCGGCCAGCCACCGGTCGGCTTCACCGCGACGTCGTTCACCTCGGTCTCGCTGCATCCGCCGCTGGTCTCCTTCTGCCTCTCCCGGACGTCGTCGAGCTGGCCGACGGTGGCCGACACCGGACACGTCGGCGTACACCTGCTGGCGCAGGGACAGCACGAGGTGGCCCGGACGTTCGCCACCAGTGGCATCGACCGGTTCGCCGCCCACCCGCAATGGCGGCTCGGCCCGTACGACGTGCCGCTGCTGGACGGGCCCGTCGCCTGGCTGGTGTGTCGGGTCGTGGAGCGGGTCGTCGCCGGTGACCACGCGATCGTGCTGGCCGAGCCACTGGTCGGCGGACACGGCGGAGACGACGACGCGCCGCTGCTCTACCACATGGGCCGGTACGCGTCCCTCGCCGCCTGA
- a CDS encoding MsnO8 family LLM class oxidoreductase yields MSPTPLSVLDLSPVPAGGTVGDALRNTIDLARRAEQFGYRRYWLAEHHFAAGVASAAPAVLIGQVAAATRSIRVGSGAVQLGHQTPLAVVEQFGTLDALFPGRIDLGLGRSGQRRAEAVRELATGTPAPPPPEARVVDGLLIPAPFSFASLIASPRFALYSNLLQQPGAEPPDFAEQVGDILALLRGEYRDESELDAHAVPGEGADLQVWLLGSSAGQSAQLAGALGLPFVANYHVSPATVLEAVRAYRAAFTPSAVLAEPYVVVSADAVVAASTGTAREQAAPYGLWVRSIRRGEGAIPFPTPQQAAAHEWSVADRELVADRIATQFVGSPATVAAGLRILRDATRADELLVTTITHDHGARVESYELLAKEWFE; encoded by the coding sequence ATGTCACCGACGCCACTGTCCGTGCTCGATCTCTCGCCGGTGCCCGCCGGCGGTACGGTCGGCGACGCCCTGCGCAACACCATCGACCTGGCCCGCCGGGCCGAGCAGTTCGGCTACCGGCGGTACTGGCTCGCCGAGCACCACTTCGCCGCCGGGGTCGCCAGCGCGGCGCCGGCAGTCCTGATCGGACAGGTCGCGGCCGCGACCCGGTCGATCCGGGTCGGCTCGGGCGCGGTGCAACTGGGACACCAGACGCCGCTGGCCGTGGTCGAGCAGTTCGGCACCCTGGACGCGCTGTTTCCCGGTCGGATCGACCTCGGTCTCGGCCGGTCCGGCCAGCGTCGCGCCGAGGCCGTCCGGGAACTGGCGACGGGAACGCCGGCACCGCCACCGCCCGAGGCCCGGGTGGTCGACGGGCTGCTGATTCCGGCCCCGTTCTCCTTCGCCAGTCTGATCGCCTCGCCCCGGTTCGCCCTCTACTCCAATCTGTTGCAGCAGCCCGGCGCCGAGCCGCCGGACTTCGCCGAGCAGGTCGGCGACATCCTGGCTCTGCTGCGCGGGGAGTACCGCGACGAGTCGGAGCTGGACGCGCACGCGGTGCCGGGGGAGGGGGCCGACCTCCAGGTCTGGCTGCTGGGCAGCAGTGCCGGCCAGAGTGCCCAGCTGGCCGGCGCGCTCGGGCTGCCGTTCGTCGCCAACTACCACGTCAGTCCGGCGACGGTGCTGGAGGCGGTACGGGCGTACCGGGCGGCGTTCACGCCTTCCGCCGTACTCGCCGAGCCGTACGTCGTCGTCTCCGCCGACGCGGTGGTGGCGGCCAGCACCGGGACGGCTCGGGAACAGGCCGCGCCGTACGGGCTCTGGGTGCGGAGCATCCGCCGTGGGGAGGGGGCGATTCCGTTCCCCACACCGCAGCAGGCCGCCGCGCACGAGTGGAGTGTGGCCGATCGTGAACTGGTGGCGGACCGGATCGCGACCCAGTTCGTCGGCTCACCGGCGACGGTGGCGGCCGGGCTGCGGATCCTGCGGGACGCCACCCGGGCCGACGAGCTGCTGGTCACCACGATCACCCACGACCACGGCGCCCGGGTCGAGTCGTACGAACTGCTGGCCAAGGAGTGGTTCGAGTGA
- a CDS encoding glutathione S-transferase C-terminal domain-containing protein, protein MPTLSPFSRLASPVDTATYGEYRITRRADDPRPLYRFTGRVGENSRAGFTPRVGRYHVYAGWFCPWSHRVTITRSLAGLDDVVSVSYVDNARDGRGWAFRERYGPDPVNGFTLLRQVYEATEEGFDGHVSVPTLWDRATASVVSNDFRTIGIDLATEFRRHATPVVETYPEEHRAEIEDLDAWLGPVVNRGVPAAGRPGPAGARARTALLDAFAALDERLAIRRYLVGSAPTEADVRLWVTLVRYDAGPNAHRTINPGLSAYPHLWAYARDLYTLPAFRNTTDFDSFTAPGVDVPDWHAPADRPTP, encoded by the coding sequence ATGCCAACACTGTCGCCCTTCAGCCGCCTGGCCAGCCCGGTCGACACCGCGACCTACGGCGAGTACCGGATCACCCGCCGGGCCGACGACCCCCGCCCGCTCTACCGCTTCACCGGACGTGTCGGCGAGAACAGCCGGGCCGGCTTCACTCCCCGGGTCGGGCGCTACCACGTCTACGCGGGCTGGTTCTGCCCGTGGTCGCACCGGGTGACCATCACCCGCTCCCTCGCCGGGCTGGACGACGTCGTGAGCGTGTCGTACGTGGACAACGCGCGGGACGGGCGCGGCTGGGCCTTCCGCGAGCGGTACGGGCCCGATCCGGTGAACGGCTTCACCCTGCTGCGCCAGGTCTACGAGGCGACGGAGGAGGGCTTCGACGGCCACGTCTCGGTGCCGACCCTCTGGGACCGGGCCACCGCGAGCGTGGTCAGCAACGACTTCCGGACGATCGGGATCGACCTCGCCACCGAATTCCGGCGGCACGCCACTCCGGTCGTGGAGACGTACCCCGAGGAGCACCGCGCCGAGATCGAGGACCTCGACGCCTGGCTCGGCCCGGTGGTCAACCGGGGCGTACCCGCGGCCGGCCGGCCCGGTCCGGCCGGCGCCCGCGCCCGGACCGCGCTGCTCGACGCCTTCGCCGCCCTCGACGAGCGGCTGGCCATCCGGCGCTACCTGGTCGGATCGGCGCCGACCGAGGCGGACGTCCGGCTCTGGGTGACCCTGGTCCGCTACGACGCCGGCCCGAACGCCCACCGCACCATCAACCCCGGCCTGTCCGCCTATCCGCACCTGTGGGCCTACGCACGGGATCTCTACACACTGCCCGCCTTCCGGAACACCACCGACTTCGACTCCTTCACCGCACCCGGCGTCGACGTCCCCGACTGGCACGCGCCAGCCGACCGGCCGACGCCGTAG
- a CDS encoding ABC transporter ATP-binding protein produces the protein MATHPGGLTADGSTALDPVVRIRGLSRRFGGRTVLDDLDLEIGENEFVALLGRSGSGKSTLLRALAGLDPDVAGDGQVDVPENSSVIFQDARLLPWQRVLANVVLGLGGPGAMQRGRERLAEVGLAGRERAWPNQLSGGEQQRVALARSLVSEPRLLLADEPFGALDALTRIRMHGLLRELCQRHRPAVLLVTHDVDEAVALADRVLVLDAGRITVDTAIELPAPREHRHPHFLTYRERLLAALGVTQTEEIPA, from the coding sequence ATGGCGACGCACCCTGGCGGACTGACCGCCGACGGCAGCACCGCGCTCGACCCGGTGGTACGGATACGCGGGCTGAGCCGGCGGTTCGGTGGGCGTACGGTGCTGGACGACCTGGACCTGGAGATCGGCGAGAACGAGTTCGTCGCCCTGCTGGGGCGCAGCGGCTCGGGCAAGAGCACCCTGCTCCGGGCGCTGGCCGGGCTGGACCCGGACGTGGCCGGCGACGGGCAGGTCGACGTACCGGAGAACTCCTCGGTGATCTTCCAGGATGCCCGGCTGCTGCCCTGGCAGCGGGTGCTGGCCAACGTCGTACTTGGACTCGGTGGGCCGGGGGCGATGCAGCGGGGTCGGGAGCGGCTGGCCGAGGTCGGCCTCGCCGGTCGGGAGCGGGCCTGGCCCAACCAGCTCTCCGGCGGCGAGCAGCAGCGCGTGGCGCTGGCCCGGTCACTGGTCAGCGAGCCGAGGCTGCTGCTCGCCGACGAGCCCTTCGGCGCGCTGGACGCGCTGACCCGGATCAGGATGCACGGCCTGCTGCGCGAGCTGTGCCAGCGGCACCGGCCGGCGGTGCTGCTCGTCACCCACGACGTCGACGAGGCGGTCGCCCTCGCCGACCGGGTACTGGTGCTCGACGCCGGCCGGATCACCGTCGACACCGCCATCGAGCTGCCCGCGCCGCGCGAGCACCGGCATCCGCACTTCCTGACCTACCGGGAACGGCTGCTCGCCGCGCTCGGCGTCACCCAGACCGAGGAGATCCCCGCATGA
- a CDS encoding ABC transporter permease, with protein sequence MTTQVNPVAARTPAQTAQPAPTARPERVESSRPARGTGTSAGRRSGTRRRRRLGPGRPIPFGAALGPLLLLALWSLGSLTGVLDERTLSAPWTVVSTSGDLIASGRLQESLLISTQRAGLGLAFGVLIGTVLAVIAGLSRWGEAVIDGPVQIKRAIPALALLPLLILWLGIDEQMKIVTITLGVFVPVYIHTHNGLRSIDQRYVELAEALRLSPGQFLRRVVLPGALPGFLLGLRFAVVSAWLSLVVVEQINSTSGIGYLMELARQYGQTDIIVVGLVLYGILGLLSDGAVRLVQRRALSWRRTLAD encoded by the coding sequence GTGACCACCCAGGTGAACCCCGTGGCCGCCCGGACACCCGCGCAGACGGCCCAGCCGGCGCCGACGGCCCGGCCGGAGCGGGTCGAGTCCTCCCGCCCCGCCCGGGGAACGGGCACTTCCGCCGGCCGACGATCGGGAACACGGCGTCGACGACGCCTCGGACCGGGCCGGCCGATCCCGTTCGGCGCCGCGCTCGGGCCGCTGCTGCTGCTCGCGCTCTGGTCGCTCGGCTCGCTGACCGGCGTACTCGACGAGCGGACCCTCTCGGCGCCGTGGACGGTCGTCTCCACCAGTGGCGACCTGATCGCCAGCGGTCGGCTCCAGGAGAGCCTGCTGATCTCAACCCAGCGGGCCGGGCTCGGGCTGGCCTTCGGCGTCCTGATCGGAACGGTCCTCGCCGTGATCGCCGGACTCAGCCGGTGGGGCGAGGCGGTGATCGACGGACCGGTGCAGATCAAGCGGGCGATTCCGGCGCTGGCCCTGTTGCCCCTGCTGATCCTCTGGCTCGGCATCGACGAGCAGATGAAGATCGTCACCATCACCCTCGGCGTCTTCGTACCGGTCTACATCCACACCCACAACGGGCTGCGCAGCATCGACCAACGCTACGTCGAACTCGCCGAGGCGCTGCGGCTGAGCCCTGGCCAGTTCCTCCGCCGGGTGGTGCTGCCGGGTGCGCTGCCCGGCTTCCTGCTCGGGCTGCGGTTCGCGGTGGTCTCCGCCTGGCTCTCCCTGGTGGTGGTCGAGCAGATCAACTCGACCAGCGGGATCGGCTACCTGATGGAGTTGGCCCGGCAGTACGGCCAGACCGACATCATCGTCGTCGGGCTGGTCCTCTACGGCATCCTCGGACTGCTCTCCGACGGCGCCGTCCGACTCGTGCAGCGGAGGGCGCTCTCATGGCGACGCACCCTGGCGGACTGA
- a CDS encoding LLM class flavin-dependent oxidoreductase, whose amino-acid sequence MSRRPGTLHLNAFLMGVGHHEAAWRLPESDPFAHTDVAHFQELARIAERGKLDSLFLADSPVLWNNVGRRPSGALEPTVLLTALAGVTRHIGLIATASTTYNEPYNLARRFASVDHVSGGRAGWNIVTTAGADAARNFNLDDLPAHRDRYERAAEFIDVSRKLWDSWADDAALGDKAAGIWGDQDRIFPPGHVGRFFKVAGALNLPRAPQGYPLLVQAGSSTDGKELAARYAEAVFTAQQTLAEAQAFYADLKARTRAVGRDPDGIKILPGIVPVLGATEAQAHVLADELDRLIKPEYAKRQLATTLGIPPDDLDLDRELPAELPDEDQIEGAKSRRTLIVALARRERLTVRQLIGRLGGGRGHHTFAGTPEQVADAIEDWWHNGAADGFNIMPPALPSGLVAFVDHVVPILQRRGLFRTEYTGRTLRDHYGLPRPVNRNAADRRLVGQAV is encoded by the coding sequence ATGAGCCGACGACCGGGAACCCTGCACCTCAACGCGTTCCTGATGGGGGTGGGACACCACGAGGCGGCCTGGCGGCTGCCCGAGAGCGACCCGTTCGCGCACACCGACGTCGCGCATTTCCAGGAACTGGCCCGGATCGCCGAACGCGGCAAGCTGGACTCGCTGTTCCTGGCCGACAGTCCAGTGCTGTGGAACAACGTCGGCCGCCGGCCGTCCGGCGCGCTGGAGCCGACCGTACTGCTCACCGCACTCGCCGGGGTGACCCGGCACATCGGGCTGATCGCGACCGCCTCCACCACGTACAACGAGCCGTACAACCTGGCCCGGCGGTTCGCCTCGGTGGACCACGTCAGCGGCGGCCGGGCCGGCTGGAACATCGTGACCACGGCCGGTGCGGACGCGGCCCGCAACTTCAACCTGGACGACCTGCCCGCACACCGGGACCGGTACGAGCGGGCCGCCGAGTTCATCGACGTCTCGCGCAAGCTCTGGGACAGCTGGGCCGACGACGCCGCGCTCGGGGACAAGGCGGCCGGGATCTGGGGCGACCAGGATCGGATCTTCCCGCCCGGACACGTCGGGCGGTTCTTCAAGGTGGCCGGTGCGCTCAACCTGCCGCGCGCTCCCCAGGGCTACCCGCTGCTGGTGCAGGCCGGCTCCTCGACCGACGGCAAGGAGTTGGCCGCCCGGTACGCCGAGGCCGTCTTCACCGCCCAACAGACCCTGGCCGAGGCGCAGGCGTTCTACGCCGACCTCAAGGCCCGGACCCGAGCGGTGGGACGGGATCCGGACGGCATCAAGATCCTGCCGGGCATCGTGCCGGTTCTCGGCGCGACCGAGGCGCAGGCGCACGTTCTGGCGGACGAGCTGGACCGGCTGATCAAACCGGAGTACGCCAAGCGCCAGCTCGCCACCACGCTCGGCATCCCGCCGGACGACCTGGACCTTGACCGGGAACTGCCGGCGGAACTGCCCGACGAGGACCAGATCGAGGGGGCGAAGAGCCGTCGTACCCTGATCGTCGCGCTGGCCCGCCGGGAGCGGCTGACCGTCCGCCAGTTGATCGGGCGGCTGGGCGGAGGTCGCGGGCACCACACCTTCGCCGGCACCCCGGAGCAGGTGGCCGACGCCATCGAGGACTGGTGGCACAACGGTGCCGCCGACGGCTTCAACATCATGCCGCCGGCGCTGCCCTCCGGACTTGTCGCGTTCGTGGACCACGTGGTGCCGATCCTGCAACGGCGTGGGCTGTTCCGGACCGAGTACACCGGCCGTACGCTGCGGGACCACTACGGGCTGCCGCGCCCGGTCAACCGCAACGCGGCGGACCGGCGGCTCGTCGGGCAGGCGGTGTGA
- a CDS encoding ABC transporter substrate-binding protein yields the protein MSPPHSSATPFSGPPVLRRRTLLAATLGVAAAGLTGCAGDDGPTVRLALDAPLPAQVPGGTVLRVGDKELQKAIEFSGEAAKLSFDVSWANISGGPETLEAFRADALDIGSVADIPPIHAAWTGLATKIVAAKFRQDPVNHPIYQLGIAPGAGVSTVADLRGKRIAYSPGQAQGALVLRVLHQAGLTRGDVKLVELASTGDVYPTALASRQVDVAPIGGINIKRYLAKYARDGATTISHGLRDDPGHLYVRAETLQDPAKAAAIREYVQAWARAWVWIERHPDEWIDRYYVKDQGLSRADGQWLVDNAGVPDIPPSWSDVIARHQQTIDLLAKETGNKSLNAADLYDRRYESVGATAFEEGLK from the coding sequence ATGTCACCTCCGCACAGTTCCGCTACTCCGTTTTCCGGCCCGCCGGTGCTCCGTCGGCGTACCCTCCTCGCGGCCACGCTCGGGGTCGCCGCCGCCGGACTGACCGGCTGCGCGGGGGACGACGGGCCCACGGTCCGGCTGGCCCTCGACGCACCGCTGCCGGCGCAGGTGCCGGGCGGCACGGTGCTCCGGGTCGGCGACAAGGAACTACAGAAGGCGATCGAGTTCTCCGGTGAGGCGGCGAAGCTCAGCTTCGACGTCTCGTGGGCGAACATCAGCGGCGGTCCGGAGACCCTGGAGGCGTTCCGGGCGGACGCGTTGGACATCGGTTCGGTGGCCGACATCCCGCCGATCCACGCCGCCTGGACCGGGCTGGCCACGAAGATCGTCGCGGCCAAGTTCCGGCAGGACCCGGTGAACCACCCGATCTACCAGCTCGGCATCGCGCCCGGAGCCGGCGTCTCCACCGTCGCCGACCTGCGCGGAAAGAGGATCGCCTACAGCCCCGGGCAGGCCCAGGGTGCGCTGGTGCTGCGGGTGCTGCACCAGGCCGGACTGACCAGGGGCGACGTCAAACTGGTCGAACTGGCCAGCACCGGCGATGTGTACCCGACCGCGCTGGCCAGCCGCCAGGTCGACGTGGCACCGATCGGCGGCATCAACATCAAGCGCTATCTGGCCAAGTACGCCCGGGACGGCGCCACCACCATCTCGCACGGACTCCGGGACGACCCGGGCCACCTCTACGTCCGGGCCGAGACCCTCCAGGACCCGGCCAAGGCGGCGGCGATCCGGGAGTACGTCCAGGCCTGGGCCCGAGCCTGGGTCTGGATCGAGCGGCACCCGGACGAGTGGATCGACCGGTACTACGTCAAGGACCAGGGGCTGTCCCGGGCGGACGGTCAGTGGCTGGTCGACAACGCCGGGGTACCGGACATCCCGCCGAGCTGGTCGGACGTGATCGCCCGACACCAGCAGACCATCGACCTGCTCGCCAAGGAGACCGGCAACAAATCCCTGAACGCCGCCGACCTCTACGACCGCCGCTACGAGTCGGTCGGCGCCACCGCGTTCGAGGAGGGGCTGAAGTGA